ATGTTTTCACCTAAATTTCTCCTAAgctaagaaaaattaaagataaaaataaaataaataaaaaatcattataaataaagtaGTATGACAAGAACAATTTATTTTGTACTATAAAATTTGATAACATTTTTATTCTAATCAACAGTTAAAGATCAATAAATGTTTCATTAACATCCAACACTTTttattctctctcttctcttattACAAACTTCAAAcacttctttaatattttttttattgctctTTTCTTGTTATGTCACATTATCAACcacatcaattatttatatttcttttattttttctctctcaagatCTAAAAAAATGTCTTAGAATCATTTTCTTATCTAAGTTATTCTCCTCTCTTTATTAAGTAAAGGTTAAAGTGggaaaaaatataactataataaataaagtgggaaaaaaattaaatataactataataaataatataacaaaatatatagaaaaaaaagaagtaatgataatatatgttaataaaatgtttgaaatgaaggatcttGACGTGTCACTTCTCTATTTCAAGCGAAATATGAAGCGAAAAGGGTTCACTTTCGGTGATTTTGGCCAACAATTATGGCAGCACACCGTGTTTTCAGGTGCCCTTTGGAAACTTGTTCAACAAATAACCCACATTCCCACCTTAGTTTGTTGTTCAGTAAACATGTATATGTGTAGTGTGTCGTTAACGACTCCCATTAAGCTGAAGCTTGTGCTTCTTATTCTCGAGCTTAGTTAGGTTGCTTCTAGCTCCTTCTCTCGTGGCCAATCCTTGTTGCTTTGCGCGTTAAAATTACTGTGTAGTGTAAACGGGAAGAGGGAGACACAAAATACATAAGAGAGTAGTttcaagagagagaaagagagaattgcatcatttcattttcattgctTGTGGCGTTTTCCATCTTTTAACACACCTCATTTTTCTCATGCGTGCAAGCCATTCTCAAATCTCAAAACCCACCCACATTTCTTGGTTCTTAACCGCTTTAATTGCCTTTAAGATTCTGCATTCCCTCTCCCACCTCAACTTATttgtcttcatcatcatcatctatctatctatctcccTTTCCTTCTCTCCCAAAGCTAAACACTAAATCAAAAACCATCCTTTAGCTCCATCGCTTTTCGTTGTCCTTATCCCGGCTTTCTTGTCTTCAATCGCTTTCAAAGGTTTGAACTTTTCCAAAAATCTCCATCTGGGTCTGTTTCATTTCGCTTATACTcgtcttatagtctttttggggtGACTGGAATGATATTTATGTTTCTGTTGTGTGCAATTCTTTAGAGATAGCAGTTCTTTAAaatcatagttctcttattatgttaaaattgcACCGAAAATAGTCAATTGGGTTATCATAATATCATTCACTTGATTTCATGGGTAAGGAATAAATCAGAGTTCTGACTGTTTttggttattattattagatcATTTGAATTGAAGCAAAATGGGGAGTCATATGAGCAAGAAGATCCCTGAAACTTCTTCTATTGGCCTCAGCACCGAATTGCACTACAAAACTGAGTTGAGTTCCTATGAGGCTGCTTGCAAGCTTGATTCTGATTTGCAGTCCTTTGACACCACGCTTCAAGCTAGAACAAATCAGGTTATCAACACTCTTGCTGTTGGTGTTGAAGTTCGAGCCCTTTCATTTGATTCTCTGAAGCAAATCACAGAATGCCTTTTGGAGATGAACCAGGAAGTTGTCAAGGTAATCTTGGACTGCAAGAAAGACATATGGAAGAGCCAGGAACTGTTTGAACTGGTTGAGGAATACTTTGAGAATAGTCTGAAAACTTTGGACTTCTGCACTGCATTGGAGAAGTGCCTAAAACGCGCTCGCGACAGTCAGTTGCTTATTCATGTGGCTCTTCAACAGTTTGAGGAAGAATCATCAGGATCAGGAGGAGACAACCGCTACCCGAGGACATTGCAAGAATTTAAGAACTTCAAGGCCGCTGGTGATCCTTTCACTGAGGAATTCTTCCAGATATTTCAGTCTGTTTACAAGCACCAGATATTCATGCTTGAAAAGTTGCAGCTTAGGAAGAACAAGCTTGATAAGAAGCTCAAATACATCCATTCCTGGAGGAAGGTTTCGAGTATGATCTTTGTGGCGACTTTTGCTGCAGTCTTAATCTGCTCAGTTGTAGCAGCTGCTATCGCAGCCCCACCTGTTGCTGCTGCGATAGCTGCTGCTACGTCGATCCCAATTGGATCCATGGGAAAATGGATTGACTCCCTCTGGAGGAACTATGAAAATGCATTGAAGGGGCAAAAGGAAGTGATTAGCTCAATGCAGGCTGGAACATATGTTGCCATAAAGGACTTAGACAACATTAGGGTTCTCATTGATAGGCTTGAAATTGAGATTGAGTCTCTATTGCATAATGTGGATTTTGCCATTGAGGAAGAAGCTGTGAAAGTTGCAATAGAGGAGATCAAGAAGAAGCTTGGAGT
The nucleotide sequence above comes from Glycine soja cultivar W05 chromosome 11, ASM419377v2, whole genome shotgun sequence. Encoded proteins:
- the LOC114375455 gene encoding UPF0496 protein At4g34320-like, whose product is MGSHMSKKIPETSSIGLSTELHYKTELSSYEAACKLDSDLQSFDTTLQARTNQVINTLAVGVEVRALSFDSLKQITECLLEMNQEVVKVILDCKKDIWKSQELFELVEEYFENSLKTLDFCTALEKCLKRARDSQLLIHVALQQFEEESSGSGGDNRYPRTLQEFKNFKAAGDPFTEEFFQIFQSVYKHQIFMLEKLQLRKNKLDKKLKYIHSWRKVSSMIFVATFAAVLICSVVAAAIAAPPVAAAIAAATSIPIGSMGKWIDSLWRNYENALKGQKEVISSMQAGTYVAIKDLDNIRVLIDRLEIEIESLLHNVDFAIEEEAVKVAIEEIKKKLGVFMKNVEDLAVQADMCSRDIRRARTVVLQRIIKHPHN